From the genome of Canis lupus familiaris isolate Mischka breed German Shepherd chromosome 8, alternate assembly UU_Cfam_GSD_1.0, whole genome shotgun sequence, one region includes:
- the LOC480235 gene encoding LOW QUALITY PROTEIN: 40S ribosomal protein S13-like (The sequence of the model RefSeq protein was modified relative to this genomic sequence to represent the inferred CDS: substituted 1 base at 1 genomic stop codon), producing the protein MGRMHAPGKGLSQSALPYRRSVPTWLKLTSDDVKEQIYKLAKKGLTPSQIGVILRDSHGVAQVRFVTGNKILRILKSKGLAPDLPEDLYHLIKKAVAVRKHLERNRKDKDAKFXLILIESRIHRLARYYKTKRVLPPNWKYESSTASALVA; encoded by the coding sequence ATGGGTCGCATGCACGCTCCCGGGAAGGGCCTGTCCCAGTCGGCTCTGCCCTACCGCCGCAGCGTCCCCACCTGGCTGAAGCTGACGTCCGACGACGTGAAGGAGCAGATCTACAAACTGGCCAAGAAGGGTCTGACTCCCTCGCAGATCGGTGTGATCCTGAGAGACTCCCATGGTGTTGCACAAGTACGTTTTGTGACAGGCAATAAAATCTTGAGAATTCTTAAGTCCAAGGGACTTGCACCTGATCTCCCTGAGGATCTGTACCATTTGATTAAGAAAGCTGTTGCTGTTCGAAAGCATCTTGAGAGGAACAGAAAGGATAAGGATGCCAAATTCTGACTGATTCTGATTGAGAGCCGTATTCACCGATTGGCTCGATATTATAAGACCAAAAGAGTCCTCCCTCCCAATTGGAAATACGAGTCATCCACAGCCTCTGCCCTGGTCGCATAA